The genomic DNA AAACTCATCCTCTGATCACAAGATGCTCAATAGGGATGAATCCCGGGAGATCTCAGTGCAATTAATTCGATGGGTTGCTCGTGATCCATACTTCCAGTTGACCAGTCGCACCAGCTTGAGAAGAACTGGCTTTGAGCTGGTAAGTACCATTGGCTTTGGGCTGAAATTCAAGCACGGCGTTAGGGCGACCATTTCTACCATAGGCTTCTTTTCCGTTGATATTTTTCAATTCCAGGTGGGTATTGAAGTCCGTACTTTTGGTCTCAATCGTGTATTTGCGATCAGCCCGCAGCACACCATTGTATATGAGCGATTGAAGACCCTCCCGAGTAGGATCCGGTTTTCCAAATGTTGCCAAGTTTGGCACTCCGGTCACCATGATTGGACCACCACTCAACTGTGTATGTTCGTCTTTCCAGTTCATTTTTGCAGGTGCAGCCAAGGGCTTGTCAACCATTGGGACTTTTGCGTTTGGGGCATACGCTAATTGTCCGCTATAGTTCCCGGGAGGATCATAATTACAAACAATAACGAGCTGACCTTTGTATGGTCCGCTTTGCATCACAGCCACGCCTGCACCGATCTTTGTAGTCTTGCTCCACACCATTTGGGTGTAGTGACCAACAATTGTGTAATCATTTTTACCTTCCGCTGCAGGCCCCATCACAACACCCGGGCGGAAATTCTTGATCTCACTGTACCATGCTTCGGCCCCCTTCAATGCAGTACTGTTGATAGCAATATTCTCTCCATACTTGGTATTGTTATGTTTGAATGTGCCCGTGGCAGCAAGATGGTTTGCCCACTTTTGGGCGACATTAGCAACTTCGTCTGACCAGGTTACAGGCCCGACATCGACTTCAGCTCTTTTCTTGTTATGGTAATCAGTCAACTCTTTTCTCTGAAATGGAGAAAGTGCGCTTTGAGCGTAAACGCAGCTAGGCGACAGGGAGGCAAACACTGCTGATAGCACGCAGGTTGCAGTGACCAGAAACTTGTTCATTTTTTGCTCCAATACTTGAGACGTTGAGATAGTGTTTTTTGGCCCGGGTTGCAGTACCAAGAGTAGGGCAGGCCAGAGTTCAGTCTACAAAGCAGTAACTGACGCTTTTGTGCTTGAAATCATTGCAATCCATTTCGATCAAAAGTATGCTAAATCTTTTAACTGATGGACGAACAGCACGAAAACTCGTGATTTTCAGGTTAAATCTGCCTCTGTTGAGCCTACATTTAAAATCTTCTTTATTTGCAATGTCTATATCATTTGGCAGGCTTTGTATAATCAAGACAAGCATTGTTTACATGCTCACGAAAGACAATACGTTTACTTCCAGTTCAACCTACGACTTAAATTGAAATATTTCGAAATTAAATTCTTATGATCGATTTGAGTTCACCTACCAGCCAGACCCTACTGGCGAAACTGCGAACCAATACTCCTGACGAAACAGCGTGGGATGAATTCGTCAATCTGTATGGCAAGAGAATTTACAGTTGGTGTCGTGGGCGTGGGTTACAGGCAGTTGATGCTGAGGACGTGACCCAGAATGTCCTTGTTCGTTTAACAAAAGTCATGTTGAGATTCGAATACGATTCCTCCATGAGTTTTCGATGTTGGCTGCGAACTGTCGTTCAAAATCTTGTGAATGATTTCCTGCGTGATCGAGTTCGTGCTACAGACGATGGAAAAGTTGCCTGCATGATGAGTCGTCTGGAGGAAGCCGAAGCGACGCAAGACTTACTATCACGGCTAGACGATCTGTTTGATCTGGAACTGCTGGAAGAGGCGAAAGCTCGTGTGAGAATTCGCGTTAGCAATGCTCGCTGGAAAGCTTGGAGTCTGATGGCCGAGAAGAATTTGCCCGCCAATGAAGTTAGTAGAATGATCGGCATGAAAGTCGAAACGGTGTTTACTGCACGCAGTCAAATCCAAGAAATGATAAGAAATGAAGTCAGCTTACTAGAACGATAGAATCTGCTTTCATGCAATCATGCCCAACTCCAAACAAGCTTTTAGAGCTAGTTAGTGGTGACCAGTCTGGCGAATTGGGTCGTCACGTCGATAACTGTCCTGGTTGCAAACGGGAACTTGAAAAACAGCTTAGTGATCTCAGAGAGCAATCTACACTTGTTGAACCCCTCAACAGTGTTACCTCAAGTTGGGGCACTGGCCTGGCCCATCGACTGGCGGCATCGTTAAAAGACTCTCCTGGTGAGGAATTGGTTGTTGATTTTGAGCTTCCCTATCAGATGGGAAACTACACCCTGTTGAGAATCCTTGGCGCGGGAGGAATGGGAATTGTTTATTTAGCAAATCAGGAGAGTCTGAATCGTCGTGTCGCAATAAAAATGGTTCGACAGAGTGAATTAAAAAATAAAAAACTCGTCAGTCGCTTCTATACAGAAGTGGAATCTGTTGCCAGTCTCAATCATTCAGGAATCGTGCCCATATATGAAGTCGGACGGCACAAGCACTATCTGTACTATTCGATGCAGCTGGTCGAAGAGGGAACACTCTCAGAGTTCATCCGACGTGACAAGCCACCGATTCGAGTCACTGCAAAAATCGTTCAGCAAATAGCCGAAGCCGTCCATTTTGCACATCAAAATGGAATTATTCATCGCGATTTAAAACCCTCGAATATCCTGGTCGATTCCTCATCGAATCCCAAAATCGCCGATTTTGGTTTGGCGAAATTGCTCTCGCTCGATCCGTCATTATCGACTGGAAGTTACGATATCGTTGGTACGCCAAGCTATATGTCTCCAGAGCAAGTGAGTGGGAAGGAAAGTCATACGTTTGCGACAGATGTCTATGGCTTGGGAGCAATACTTTATGAAATGCTCACCGGTCGTGCACCCTTCGTCGGAAAGGAGCCTCTTTCAGTTCTTCATGATGTTCTGGAGAAAATACCTGAATCGCCCAGAGTCATTGACAAGAGCATTCCGCAAGATCTGGAGACAATCACATTAAAGTGTTTACAGAAGCATCCCGCACATCGTTATCCGACAGCAGAGTGCGTTGCCGACGAACTCGATTCATATCTGCGAGGAAAATTGATCCAGGCCCGCCCCACTCCATTGC from Rubinisphaera italica includes the following:
- a CDS encoding CAP family protein produces the protein MNKFLVTATCVLSAVFASLSPSCVYAQSALSPFQRKELTDYHNKKRAEVDVGPVTWSDEVANVAQKWANHLAATGTFKHNNTKYGENIAINSTALKGAEAWYSEIKNFRPGVVMGPAAEGKNDYTIVGHYTQMVWSKTTKIGAGVAVMQSGPYKGQLVIVCNYDPPGNYSGQLAYAPNAKVPMVDKPLAAPAKMNWKDEHTQLSGGPIMVTGVPNLATFGKPDPTREGLQSLIYNGVLRADRKYTIETKSTDFNTHLELKNINGKEAYGRNGRPNAVLEFQPKANGTYQLKASSSQAGATGQLEVWITSNPSN
- a CDS encoding RNA polymerase sigma factor, with product MIDLSSPTSQTLLAKLRTNTPDETAWDEFVNLYGKRIYSWCRGRGLQAVDAEDVTQNVLVRLTKVMLRFEYDSSMSFRCWLRTVVQNLVNDFLRDRVRATDDGKVACMMSRLEEAEATQDLLSRLDDLFDLELLEEAKARVRIRVSNARWKAWSLMAEKNLPANEVSRMIGMKVETVFTARSQIQEMIRNEVSLLER